A window of Spirochaeta isovalerica contains these coding sequences:
- a CDS encoding UvrD-helicase domain-containing protein, which translates to MSLTGNFSFSENIDLLRNIQLEASAGTGKTYTIERIVSLLVAEGPLTLPQILVVTFTRKAARELKERIRIILNEASRTGELDLGGDKRKLKSKELDNIRQAVYEFEKASIFTIHSFCLNVLKAYPFESLSQFSMDMESDGDIIDEAVRDYMREMGESMDRGQLIKYKAFLGNGGYEEALADLGQMVGRELLGPGIEIQPDREHRREILESIMDFNNGRGALHNAWCRMRGGNLPDKERFTALGFKYANHLENAVLKLQKIPVETDLISLSVFISQNETILNQFMRFLPENLGEKNNPESIPPDPFVQAAEDFLDLYLFDKDNPGADLYRRAMKAAFIIEAYDSINNKLKRKKAITGKLDFNDLIGRLHQGLCSSGDQYRPELVREIRKRYRTVLIDEFQDTDQRQWDIFQKIFGCDDNHNFFLVGDPKQSIYRFRGADLEVYYQACRGGAVDGRYTLGKNFRSISPLVEGVNRFFSSVLDPALHCGHTSPTSFAPVEAGKPAAPKVEDGEAAFQFIRIESEENEEGISDIAKGKNTWFQLISYKSYVLLAGTKIGDRRIKPGDIAILAESNKDCRVLQSYLSSYSIPSIINSRERIFDTGEAADLLLFLKALIRMDNSTVKQLLMSRFYDRTPGQVVEGEAKGEFDYLTGLLLQWREMVDRGKIIEASRDFFRNCELEERLLAFQNGERSYSNFRQLIEFLHGEQLRSHLDAEKLYALLLGKICEPSRNDEDLIRLDKDSEAVQIMTMHASKGLEFPIVFFAGALKSGGNSGREIFYDYVESEKRHYDFLKTKKNEKYHLMDSWEERKRLYYVALTRASSRLYMPFFKNGGLSYLTSLYSSFAAEDIERIAGDFSDLLSFSHPLHSGLLYKKNSKKKKSDIKILAETIDGALCGFIGKHREIYFLDSVLEREFLNHSSRQDCLYREDNEDVTPVFKPLKAEAGYDDRYIRISSYSSILREAERGREPAPARHNDADRDDVAVANRDEKVDEVLLTRGAVFGELVHRIFEEMDYSLAHESTLEDFLKNEEADRLLRDLSVRFFDNKWYARSSLPLKKLVYRTLRNGLPHGCPSLSVLKGEERLHEMEFHMTVNECSRLMVDSAYAGEVEDGLLKGFIDLIFIYEGKYYIADWKTTSSPKGDTYDDYSPDILAEMMDDHHYKLQSLIYITALYRYLKSLEGDIFDYEEHFGGCYYFFVRGMNGEADSDRGIHFYRPAEGEMLSFASQFTPLEAVL; encoded by the coding sequence ATGTCTCTTACAGGGAATTTTTCCTTTTCGGAAAACATCGACCTGCTCAGGAATATTCAGCTGGAAGCTTCGGCCGGAACGGGTAAAACCTATACGATCGAAAGGATTGTTTCCCTGCTTGTCGCTGAAGGTCCTTTGACTCTGCCTCAGATTCTGGTCGTAACATTCACGAGAAAAGCCGCCAGGGAGTTGAAAGAACGGATCCGGATCATTCTGAACGAAGCCTCCCGCACCGGAGAGCTGGATCTGGGCGGAGACAAGCGGAAACTGAAATCGAAAGAACTGGACAATATCCGTCAGGCCGTTTACGAGTTTGAAAAGGCATCGATTTTTACAATTCACAGTTTTTGTCTCAATGTGCTCAAAGCTTATCCCTTTGAATCTCTCAGTCAGTTCAGTATGGATATGGAAAGCGATGGCGATATCATTGATGAAGCGGTTCGCGATTATATGAGGGAAATGGGAGAATCCATGGACCGGGGGCAGCTGATCAAATACAAAGCTTTTCTGGGGAACGGCGGCTATGAAGAAGCCCTTGCGGATCTGGGACAAATGGTCGGCCGGGAGTTGCTCGGACCGGGTATTGAAATCCAACCCGACAGGGAGCATCGCCGGGAAATACTTGAATCTATCATGGATTTTAATAATGGCCGGGGGGCTCTCCATAATGCCTGGTGCCGCATGAGAGGGGGAAACCTGCCGGATAAAGAGCGCTTTACGGCACTGGGTTTCAAATATGCCAATCATCTGGAAAATGCCGTTCTTAAGCTTCAGAAGATTCCTGTAGAAACGGATCTCATCTCTTTGAGCGTTTTTATTTCTCAGAATGAAACCATTCTCAATCAGTTTATGCGTTTTCTGCCTGAAAATCTCGGGGAAAAGAACAATCCGGAATCTATTCCTCCCGATCCTTTTGTTCAGGCGGCTGAAGATTTTCTCGATTTATATCTTTTTGATAAAGACAATCCCGGAGCTGATCTCTACAGAAGAGCGATGAAAGCCGCTTTTATCATAGAAGCTTACGACAGCATTAATAATAAACTGAAAAGAAAGAAGGCGATTACCGGAAAACTGGATTTCAATGACCTGATAGGAAGGCTCCATCAGGGGCTTTGCAGTTCAGGGGACCAATACCGTCCGGAACTGGTAAGAGAGATCCGAAAGCGGTACCGAACCGTTCTTATAGACGAATTTCAGGATACGGATCAACGACAGTGGGATATTTTCCAGAAAATATTCGGATGTGACGACAATCATAATTTTTTTCTCGTCGGCGACCCCAAACAATCAATTTACCGCTTCAGAGGAGCGGATCTTGAAGTGTATTATCAGGCTTGCAGGGGCGGTGCTGTCGATGGGCGCTACACGCTGGGAAAAAATTTCCGCTCCATATCTCCTCTGGTCGAAGGGGTTAACCGGTTTTTTTCATCGGTTCTTGATCCCGCCCTGCACTGCGGCCACACATCGCCTACGTCATTTGCTCCCGTCGAAGCCGGGAAGCCGGCCGCACCGAAGGTTGAAGACGGGGAGGCTGCTTTTCAGTTCATCCGCATCGAAAGCGAAGAGAATGAAGAGGGCATCAGCGATATAGCCAAAGGGAAAAATACCTGGTTTCAGCTCATATCCTACAAGAGCTATGTTCTATTGGCAGGAACGAAAATAGGGGATAGAAGGATTAAGCCCGGTGATATCGCGATTCTGGCGGAGAGTAACAAGGACTGCCGGGTATTGCAGTCATACCTCTCTTCTTATTCCATTCCCTCCATAATCAATTCCAGAGAGCGGATATTCGATACCGGGGAAGCCGCCGATCTGCTCTTATTTCTCAAAGCTCTTATCAGGATGGATAACTCGACAGTCAAACAACTGCTTATGTCCCGGTTTTACGACCGGACTCCCGGACAGGTTGTGGAGGGAGAGGCAAAGGGCGAATTTGATTATCTAACGGGGCTTCTCCTTCAGTGGAGGGAAATGGTTGACCGGGGAAAAATTATTGAAGCCTCCCGTGATTTTTTCAGGAATTGTGAACTGGAGGAGAGATTGCTGGCTTTTCAGAATGGCGAACGGTCTTACAGCAATTTCCGTCAGCTTATCGAATTCCTTCATGGTGAACAGCTCCGTTCCCATCTCGATGCGGAAAAACTTTACGCCCTGCTTCTGGGGAAGATCTGTGAACCGTCCCGGAATGATGAAGATCTCATACGGCTGGATAAAGATTCGGAAGCTGTTCAGATTATGACAATGCATGCCAGTAAAGGATTGGAATTCCCAATCGTATTTTTCGCCGGAGCTTTGAAATCCGGGGGAAATTCCGGACGGGAGATATTTTATGATTATGTCGAATCAGAAAAGCGGCACTATGACTTTCTGAAAACTAAAAAGAATGAAAAATATCATTTAATGGACAGCTGGGAAGAGAGAAAAAGACTCTATTATGTTGCACTCACAAGAGCGTCCTCCCGGCTCTACATGCCATTTTTTAAAAATGGCGGTTTATCTTATCTAACATCGCTTTACAGCTCTTTTGCCGCTGAAGATATCGAGAGGATAGCCGGGGATTTTTCCGATCTCCTCAGTTTTTCCCATCCTCTGCACAGTGGGCTTTTGTACAAAAAGAATTCTAAAAAAAAGAAATCCGATATAAAAATCCTGGCTGAGACAATTGATGGAGCCCTTTGCGGTTTCATCGGAAAACACAGGGAGATTTACTTTCTGGATTCTGTACTGGAAAGAGAATTCCTGAATCACTCCTCCCGGCAGGATTGTCTCTACAGAGAAGATAATGAAGATGTCACTCCCGTTTTCAAACCTCTGAAGGCGGAAGCCGGATATGATGACAGGTATATCCGTATTTCCAGTTATTCCTCAATTCTCAGAGAGGCTGAAAGAGGCCGGGAGCCTGCACCAGCCCGGCATAATGATGCGGACCGTGATGATGTTGCTGTTGCGAACCGCGATGAAAAGGTCGATGAGGTTCTTTTGACCCGGGGAGCTGTTTTCGGGGAACTGGTCCATCGAATATTCGAAGAGATGGATTATTCTCTGGCCCACGAATCAACCCTTGAGGATTTTCTGAAAAATGAGGAGGCGGATCGCCTTCTGCGGGATCTGTCAGTCCGTTTTTTTGATAACAAATGGTATGCCCGGTCTTCTCTTCCCTTAAAGAAGCTCGTATACAGGACTCTGCGGAACGGGCTGCCCCATGGCTGTCCTTCTCTTTCTGTTCTCAAAGGGGAGGAACGTCTTCATGAAATGGAATTCCATATGACGGTGAATGAATGCAGCCGGCTTATGGTTGACTCCGCTTATGCCGGAGAGGTGGAAGATGGACTTTTAAAGGGTTTTATCGACCTGATTTTTATCTACGAAGGAAAATATTATATTGCCGACTGGAAAACGACCTCTTCTCCGAAGGGAGATACTTACGATGACTACAGCCCGGATATCCTGGCGGAAATGATGGACGACCACCATTACAAGCTGCAGTCTCTCATATATATCACGGCTCTCTACCGTTATCTCAAGTCCCTTGAAGGAGACATTTTCGATTACGAAGAACACTTCGGCGGTTGTTATTACTTTTTTGTCCGCGGTATGAACGGAGAAGCTGATTCAGACAGGGGAATCCATTTTTACAGACCCGCTGAAGGGGAAATGCTCTCATTCGCTTCGCAATTTACACCTTTGGAGGCTGTTCTGTGA
- a CDS encoding exodeoxyribonuclease V subunit gamma, whose translation MPEYRLFLSNELRSFIRQYGEVLRGRALFGEKVFLIVQNRSMGEWLKLELAGRYGVSANLNIVLPENAVRTFIRSFPLGREMLEGTGGREEKAVLFMDNLKVIVYKKLEELLRTDLPGSGSGSGLFRELENYIKGTGSGEKDFQTINSLRLYQLSDSIAGLFYYYGMNCQALISSWEKGIPFLSVDQDPVLLKHERWQMAIWNELFSGSKPYIHLSSILSAIAEERDEFDGDPVRVILFGSTFMGDSSLRFFRHLSQFVPVDHFALSPTLSSEPFSMPLLKSWGALYEGFRNLMDELSSGTEQKIHREFPLPEKNTLLSHIQGDFLLNKSPDLRRPVHPDDRSLTVVSTTGRWREVEALKNRILSCLESDPELKLTDIGVLAPDINEYAQYIEAVFPSEDSAALPFNIIDLKGEGDSPFISGFMSLLNLTGARFTRKELFSLFSNRCFAASQRIDSAEYDNWLSFCDQLNIKWAVDSGHKRELGIHGTDFNSWERGFERILEGLALSEAEKPFDAPFSLMNESDAYSAGRLIHIIRSLHRDLNLLADIKLRLEEWVLVWERIMETYLAAAEDDPGRDDSDRLRLKGCFRDILNMVNELDNLEELSNRNFDFYMFKSLLTEFINKSGGSRGRYLTQGISCASLKPLRAVPFKVIMVLGLNEEAFPASDDALSFDLKDTDEVQSVISIDLSRRTSDKYSFLEVFLSAEDKVTLFYTGRNNVDNEILQPSSLISELAGYIDDHFYIDGKDSCFSALVEWEKLQPFDREYFSGHQELVSYSRRDFKLSEIYYGIRKIADPVRMIDSLPLNQEETVLELTFSDLLMFLKNPLKVFYNKSCGVYIGENELPEEDAEENVEADFFINRSFLEELLHSGISDEGDGESIDDKLEEFSRIQNARGEQIDNELSVPFVDRLKENTVNLLEQIHSIPYLLNKPEPVAFTFGDETKLEEGILRSPAIRLENNIEVRIKGTLPPLYVFENQTFVYAGLFNSDKARLSHFFVPYLISGLLPEDVMNSHDLKAYLLSPKGRESAVFNQKEGFPDMAGLIGIYLDNQQSPLPLYPEIGEEAVKRWDQIANSGSVSFTSAIREIWNDKISAMDRGFSLLKTCPYRTAAYPDLPDFDGDRMSRFVDLVYCFLNNTLKKGKGK comes from the coding sequence ATGCCCGAGTATAGACTATTTCTCAGCAACGAGCTCAGATCATTTATTCGACAATATGGAGAGGTTCTTCGCGGAAGGGCTCTTTTCGGGGAGAAGGTTTTCCTTATCGTTCAAAACCGTAGTATGGGTGAATGGCTCAAGCTGGAACTGGCCGGGCGATACGGAGTGTCGGCCAATCTCAATATCGTTCTTCCGGAGAATGCCGTCCGAACCTTCATCCGGTCTTTCCCTCTCGGGCGGGAGATGCTCGAAGGAACAGGCGGCAGAGAAGAAAAAGCGGTTTTGTTTATGGATAATCTGAAAGTGATTGTCTATAAGAAACTGGAAGAGCTGCTTAGGACCGATCTTCCAGGAAGCGGATCCGGAAGCGGGCTCTTCAGAGAACTGGAAAACTATATAAAAGGGACCGGTTCGGGAGAAAAAGATTTCCAGACAATTAATAGCCTCAGGCTTTATCAGCTTTCGGACAGCATCGCCGGTCTTTTCTATTATTACGGTATGAACTGCCAGGCTTTGATTTCCTCCTGGGAGAAAGGCATTCCTTTTTTAAGCGTCGATCAGGATCCTGTCCTGCTGAAACACGAGAGATGGCAGATGGCTATCTGGAATGAACTTTTCTCCGGATCGAAGCCCTATATCCATTTAAGCAGTATTCTTTCTGCTATTGCAGAGGAGCGGGATGAGTTTGATGGAGATCCTGTACGGGTTATTCTCTTCGGCTCGACTTTTATGGGCGATTCGTCGCTCAGGTTTTTCAGGCATCTTTCGCAGTTTGTCCCTGTCGACCACTTCGCTTTGAGCCCGACGCTTTCCAGTGAGCCTTTTTCCATGCCTCTGCTGAAAAGCTGGGGCGCCCTGTATGAAGGATTTCGCAATCTGATGGATGAGTTGTCTTCCGGAACAGAACAAAAGATCCACAGAGAGTTTCCCCTGCCTGAAAAAAATACTCTTCTATCACATATTCAGGGTGATTTTCTGCTGAATAAAAGTCCTGATCTGAGAAGGCCTGTTCATCCTGATGACCGGAGTCTGACCGTGGTTTCAACAACTGGGCGATGGAGGGAAGTGGAGGCCCTGAAAAACAGAATCCTCTCATGCCTTGAGAGCGATCCGGAGCTTAAACTAACCGATATAGGTGTGCTGGCCCCAGATATCAATGAATATGCTCAGTATATCGAAGCCGTATTTCCCTCAGAAGACAGCGCCGCTCTTCCCTTCAACATTATCGATCTGAAAGGTGAGGGGGATTCTCCCTTCATCAGCGGATTTATGTCCTTGTTAAATCTTACCGGTGCCCGATTTACCAGAAAGGAACTGTTCTCTCTCTTTTCAAACAGGTGTTTTGCCGCTTCGCAGCGCATAGACTCTGCCGAATACGACAACTGGCTTAGCTTCTGTGATCAGCTCAATATCAAGTGGGCTGTAGACAGCGGGCATAAAAGGGAACTCGGTATTCATGGCACGGATTTCAATAGCTGGGAGCGGGGATTCGAAAGAATCCTGGAAGGATTGGCTCTCTCTGAAGCAGAAAAACCTTTTGATGCTCCTTTTTCCCTGATGAATGAAAGCGATGCCTATTCCGCGGGCAGGCTTATTCATATAATTCGCTCTCTTCATCGGGACCTGAATCTGCTTGCCGATATAAAGCTGCGTCTCGAAGAATGGGTTCTTGTCTGGGAAAGGATCATGGAGACATATCTGGCCGCCGCTGAAGATGATCCGGGCCGCGATGACAGTGACCGTCTCCGCCTCAAAGGCTGCTTCCGGGATATTCTCAATATGGTCAATGAGCTGGATAACCTTGAGGAGCTTTCCAACAGAAATTTCGATTTTTATATGTTCAAATCGCTTCTGACCGAGTTTATAAATAAGTCGGGAGGAAGCCGGGGCCGTTATCTGACACAGGGAATCAGCTGCGCTTCCCTGAAGCCGCTTAGAGCAGTCCCGTTTAAGGTCATTATGGTTCTCGGACTGAATGAAGAAGCCTTTCCCGCTTCTGATGACGCCCTCAGTTTTGACCTGAAAGATACGGACGAGGTTCAGAGTGTTATTTCAATCGATTTATCCCGCAGAACAAGTGATAAGTATTCTTTTCTCGAAGTATTTCTGTCGGCGGAAGATAAGGTTACCCTCTTTTATACGGGTAGGAATAATGTGGATAATGAAATTCTTCAGCCCTCATCGCTTATTTCCGAGCTGGCAGGTTATATAGACGACCACTTTTATATTGACGGGAAGGACAGTTGCTTTTCCGCCCTTGTTGAATGGGAAAAGCTTCAGCCTTTTGACAGGGAATATTTCTCCGGGCATCAGGAGCTTGTTTCCTATAGCCGTCGGGATTTTAAGCTTTCGGAGATCTATTACGGTATCCGGAAGATTGCTGATCCGGTTCGAATGATCGATTCACTTCCCCTTAATCAGGAGGAAACCGTCCTGGAGCTGACATTTTCCGATCTCCTTATGTTTCTGAAGAATCCTTTGAAAGTTTTTTACAATAAATCATGCGGTGTTTATATAGGTGAAAATGAACTACCCGAAGAGGATGCGGAAGAGAATGTTGAAGCCGATTTTTTCATTAACCGCTCATTTCTCGAGGAACTTCTTCATAGCGGGATAAGCGATGAAGGGGATGGTGAATCTATTGATGACAAACTGGAGGAATTTTCACGGATACAAAATGCCCGGGGCGAACAGATCGACAACGAACTGTCTGTTCCCTTTGTCGACAGGCTGAAAGAGAATACGGTAAATCTTCTCGAACAGATCCATAGTATCCCCTATCTGCTGAACAAACCGGAGCCTGTTGCTTTTACATTCGGAGATGAAACAAAACTGGAGGAGGGAATTCTCAGGTCTCCGGCAATCCGTCTGGAAAACAATATTGAGGTCCGGATAAAAGGAACGCTGCCTCCCCTCTATGTTTTTGAAAATCAGACATTTGTCTATGCCGGATTGTTCAACTCGGATAAAGCCAGGTTATCACACTTTTTCGTACCCTATCTCATTAGCGGTCTTCTTCCGGAAGATGTCATGAACAGTCATGATCTGAAGGCGTATCTTCTTTCGCCCAAAGGAAGGGAATCGGCAGTTTTTAATCAAAAAGAAGGCTTTCCCGACATGGCCGGTCTGATCGGCATATATCTGGATAATCAGCAAAGCCCGCTTCCTCTTTATCCTGAAATAGGGGAGGAAGCCGTCAAAAGATGGGATCAAATCGCTAACTCCGGATCGGTGTCATTCACAAGCGCCATTCGGGAAATATGGAACGATAAGATTTCTGCGATGGATAGGGGATTTTCTTTATTGAAAACATGTCCCTACAGAACCGCCGCTTATCCGGATCTACCGGATTTCGATGGGGATAGAATGTCCCGGTTCGTCGATCTTGTATATTGTTTTTTAAACAACACTCTTAAGAAGGGAAAGGGGAAATAA
- a CDS encoding DNA phosphorothioation-associated putative methyltransferase, giving the protein MNKKDFLLEYKLMKSTDTYIEFDGVDHSEDGSYDFASMSIDSLDLRDHPEEVLKAAEKRWSQTRKLLLVYTTEIKSTGLNKILFNTLNTSAVPAAPGLFFFFKDSDLAEIFQFNIHCGDKDETKEDVLVYLALARIKNESVLSSMPQILKDKVTGHLGNNIRAIAESRKLLAVMGQPGKVKELCEKTEMGMQDDEALWIHTSLIKELDPALRVYIGCSAFFYGDPASADIIKIHKKSSKITYYLYDDFENKLLPEMHDRIKVDLSRQKMDHFDHRSHRKPEVVYFKERFVSPHNSRYGEWKDFSNHLLEKGYEPDGIHIEQNRSLKEILNSFCA; this is encoded by the coding sequence ATGAATAAAAAAGATTTTTTACTCGAATACAAACTGATGAAAAGTACTGATACGTACATTGAATTTGACGGAGTCGATCACAGCGAGGACGGTTCATACGATTTCGCATCCATGTCTATCGACAGCCTGGATCTCCGCGATCATCCTGAAGAAGTATTGAAAGCTGCGGAAAAAAGATGGAGCCAGACGAGAAAACTCCTGCTGGTTTACACGACAGAAATAAAAAGCACGGGACTGAACAAGATTCTCTTCAATACTCTGAACACCTCAGCCGTACCGGCGGCTCCCGGCCTCTTTTTCTTTTTTAAAGACAGTGATCTGGCTGAAATATTCCAGTTTAACATTCATTGCGGCGACAAGGACGAGACAAAAGAAGATGTTCTCGTTTATCTGGCCCTTGCCAGAATCAAGAATGAAAGCGTTCTATCATCCATGCCGCAGATTCTGAAAGATAAAGTCACCGGGCATCTGGGAAACAATATCCGCGCTATTGCCGAAAGCCGGAAGCTCCTCGCTGTTATGGGGCAACCGGGAAAGGTGAAAGAGCTGTGCGAGAAGACCGAAATGGGAATGCAGGATGATGAAGCTCTCTGGATTCACACCTCTCTTATCAAGGAGCTCGATCCGGCGCTTCGGGTTTATATCGGCTGCTCCGCTTTCTTTTACGGCGATCCGGCTTCCGCTGATATTATAAAAATCCATAAAAAGTCTTCTAAAATAACCTACTATCTCTATGATGACTTTGAAAACAAGCTGCTGCCGGAAATGCACGACCGCATAAAAGTAGATCTCAGCCGCCAGAAAATGGACCATTTTGATCATCGGAGCCATAGAAAACCGGAGGTTGTTTATTTTAAAGAAAGGTTTGTAAGCCCCCATAACAGCCGCTACGGGGAATGGAAGGATTTCAGCAATCATCTGCTGGAAAAAGGGTATGAACCGGATGGAATTCATATCGAACAGAACAGAAGTCTCAAAGAGATACTCAACAGCTTCTGCGCCTGA
- a CDS encoding DUF1456 family protein, with amino-acid sequence MTNNDIFKKLRIAFNMKDTDIIETLGKVGFTISKSEINAIFRNKGHRNYKACGDQLLRKFLEGLIERERSTGVKQ; translated from the coding sequence ATGACCAATAATGACATTTTTAAAAAATTAAGAATAGCCTTCAACATGAAAGATACCGATATAATTGAAACGCTTGGCAAAGTCGGCTTTACCATATCGAAGAGCGAGATAAACGCCATATTCCGCAACAAAGGGCACAGGAACTACAAAGCCTGCGGAGACCAGCTGCTGAGAAAGTTTCTGGAAGGATTGATAGAAAGGGAGAGATCCACCGGCGTTAAGCAATAA
- a CDS encoding cation:proton antiporter: MNLIIEDFFEFKELLSQHSLFIIGLLLVFGYFLGKLADKVKLPEITGYIISGLLMGDAVFQMIPHDSELTIVTDVALALIALTIGGEFSLSKLKVMGREVMILTIFQILLTYAVVSISLVIFKLELPFALLMGAIATATAPAATVAIVQSLRAHGRFIDRLYGIVAMDDAGAVIVFSVSFAIATGMLSPREAASGHGASLLIFHAFTEIVFSLLLGALFGFFIHKSTRKHTNTGEILILTLALVLLETALALFFHLSPLLSNMAAGAVLINISPRNHRIFRTLEPLSPPVYALFFIIAGTELNPSALMKKEILLLGAVFIVSRAIAKYSGINLGARAAGSAHNIRKYLGFCMLPQAGVAIGLVLMIQTSPVILALPEAEQATISLMVNIVLLSVFFNELTGPPLSKFAIIHAMEEE; this comes from the coding sequence ATGAATCTCATCATCGAGGATTTTTTTGAATTCAAGGAGCTGCTGAGTCAGCATTCCCTTTTTATCATCGGCCTCCTTCTCGTCTTCGGGTATTTTCTTGGAAAACTGGCCGACAAAGTTAAATTACCGGAGATTACAGGATATATTATTTCCGGGCTTCTCATGGGTGATGCGGTCTTTCAGATGATACCCCATGATTCAGAGCTGACAATCGTTACCGATGTGGCCCTGGCTCTTATAGCCTTGACCATAGGAGGAGAGTTCTCCCTCTCCAAACTGAAGGTTATGGGGCGGGAAGTGATGATTCTCACGATCTTCCAGATATTGCTTACTTATGCCGTCGTATCGATCAGTCTTGTTATTTTCAAACTTGAACTGCCCTTCGCCCTTCTAATGGGAGCCATTGCCACCGCAACAGCTCCGGCAGCGACTGTTGCCATTGTGCAGTCCCTGAGGGCTCACGGAAGATTTATCGACAGACTATACGGTATAGTTGCCATGGACGATGCGGGAGCGGTCATTGTCTTCAGCGTTTCTTTCGCAATTGCTACGGGAATGCTTTCCCCCCGGGAAGCCGCATCGGGACACGGCGCGAGTCTACTTATTTTTCACGCTTTTACTGAAATTGTTTTTTCTCTCCTTCTCGGAGCTCTTTTCGGTTTTTTTATACATAAATCGACAAGAAAGCATACCAATACAGGCGAAATCCTTATTTTGACCCTGGCTCTCGTCCTTCTTGAAACAGCTCTGGCCCTTTTCTTTCACTTATCTCCCCTTTTATCCAATATGGCCGCCGGGGCTGTCCTGATAAATATATCTCCCAGAAATCACAGAATTTTCCGGACTCTGGAACCGCTGTCTCCCCCCGTGTATGCTCTTTTCTTTATAATAGCCGGTACAGAACTGAATCCCTCGGCTCTGATGAAAAAGGAAATTCTCCTTTTAGGAGCCGTTTTCATAGTTTCTCGAGCCATAGCCAAATATTCAGGAATAAACCTTGGAGCAAGGGCTGCGGGTTCAGCTCACAACATCAGAAAATATCTGGGCTTCTGCATGCTTCCCCAGGCCGGCGTGGCGATCGGTCTCGTATTGATGATTCAGACTTCCCCTGTGATACTGGCTCTCCCTGAAGCGGAACAGGCCACAATTTCCCTGATGGTCAATATTGTACTGCTCTCAGTCTTTTTCAACGAACTGACCGGACCACCCCTATCTAAATTTGCAATCATACATGCTATGGAGGAGGAGTGA
- a CDS encoding PTS sugar transporter subunit IIA, with amino-acid sequence MDLIHITDVKSCSCGIKAKTKDDVLRKLAKLAVKSIKLDNISEEEVYKKIKERESQGSTGFGGEIAIPHARIKGMEEFLLFIVTDRKGVDFDSLDKKKVRLLFVILGPEEAVNEHLQILASISRAMSQERVKKELLGATTESVLVETFLKYTMEKEEKTSEKRKMKLMILVLYLDEFLYHILEYFIQEGIEGATIMDSSGMGEYISSIPLFATFIGFMNEKKNHSKTIFVLIPENKEAEIVRGIEEITGDLDKKEGAMILTTDISFYKGTMKMM; translated from the coding sequence ATGGACCTTATTCATATTACAGATGTAAAAAGCTGCAGCTGCGGAATAAAAGCGAAGACTAAAGACGATGTTCTCAGAAAGCTCGCCAAACTGGCTGTTAAAAGCATTAAACTCGATAATATTTCCGAAGAGGAAGTTTATAAAAAGATAAAAGAGAGGGAAAGCCAGGGCTCTACGGGTTTCGGTGGCGAAATAGCCATTCCCCATGCGCGGATCAAAGGGATGGAAGAATTTCTTCTGTTTATCGTAACCGACAGGAAAGGGGTTGATTTCGATTCTCTTGATAAAAAAAAGGTTCGTCTTTTGTTCGTGATTCTCGGACCGGAGGAAGCGGTAAATGAACACCTTCAGATTCTCGCTTCCATATCAAGAGCCATGTCGCAGGAGAGGGTCAAAAAAGAACTGCTGGGAGCCACAACGGAATCTGTTCTTGTTGAAACCTTCCTGAAATACACAATGGAAAAAGAGGAGAAAACCAGCGAGAAGCGGAAAATGAAGCTGATGATTCTGGTTTTGTACCTCGACGAATTCCTTTACCACATTCTGGAATATTTCATACAGGAAGGAATTGAAGGCGCGACGATTATGGATTCTTCTGGAATGGGTGAATACATTTCGAGCATTCCGCTGTTTGCCACATTTATCGGCTTTATGAATGAAAAGAAGAACCACAGCAAAACCATCTTCGTTCTCATTCCTGAAAACAAGGAAGCGGAGATCGTCAGAGGAATCGAGGAAATAACCGGCGATCTCGATAAAAAAGAAGGCGCCATGATTCTGACAACAGACATATCCTTTTACAAAGGAACAATGAAAATGATGTAA